One Clavelina lepadiformis chromosome 1, kaClaLepa1.1, whole genome shotgun sequence genomic region harbors:
- the LOC143471158 gene encoding uncharacterized protein LOC143471158 isoform X2: MYVICQDNHVNRAAQRWRQHNAINHSSSYRRIPATGTSHEGANNLRRSVSFASCKTNKICGPTDNTTRTEKPHLTPQNSAAYVVSITKEGRPNFNAYETKKHSLPTQDQKSRRNTTEKGESLSAQRLEAESMLRTHSFGSSIPSRVNLRDSAIDLVSDDEDSEAYTAVSLAGTLSNKTAALVAPKVPSKRKNRKLYIIIAILSGIILVLGGLGLALALALFR; encoded by the exons ATGTACGTGATTTGCCAAGAT AATCACGTAAACCGTGCAGCACAACGATGGAGGCAGCATAATGCAATCAATCATTCATCCTCTTACAGAAG AATACCCGCCACTGGTACTTCACATGAGGGCGCTAATAATCTAAGAAGATCAGTTTCGTTTGCTTCTTGCAAAACT AATAAAATTTGTGGACCAACAGATAACACAACTCGAACAGAGAAACCACATTTAACTCCTCAAAATTCTGCGGCGTATGTTGTCTCAATTACTAAGGAAGGAAGACCTAATTTCAATGCTTATGAGACAAAAAAACATAGTCTTCCAACTCAAG ATCAAAAGTCAAGAAGAAACACAACAGAAAAAGGAGAGTCTCTGAGTGCTCAAAG GTTAGAAGCTGAATCCATGTTACGCACTCACTCCTTTGGATCGTCCATACCATCTCGAGTTAACTTGAGAGATTCAGCAATTGATTTAGTTTCTGATGACGAAGACAGCGAAGCGTACACTGCCGTTAGCTTGGCAG GGACGCTATCAAACAAAACTGCTGCGTTGGTTGCTCCCAAAGTTCCTTCCAAACGTAAAAATCGCAAACTTTATATTATCATCGCAATCCTCTCTGGCATTATCCTTGTACTTGGAGGGCTTGGTCTTGCACTTGCCTTGGCTTTGTTCAGATGA
- the LOC143471158 gene encoding uncharacterized protein LOC143471158 isoform X1, with protein sequence MTLRKMSDNDYEMPIPFSNTGFAPVIPEPVASSDEDFVDVRDLPRCTSENHVNRAAQRWRQHNAINHSSSYRRIPATGTSHEGANNLRRSVSFASCKTNKICGPTDNTTRTEKPHLTPQNSAAYVVSITKEGRPNFNAYETKKHSLPTQDQKSRRNTTEKGESLSAQRLEAESMLRTHSFGSSIPSRVNLRDSAIDLVSDDEDSEAYTAVSLAGTLSNKTAALVAPKVPSKRKNRKLYIIIAILSGIILVLGGLGLALALALFR encoded by the exons ATGACATTACGCAAAATGAGTGACAACGATTACGAAATGCCCATTCCCTTCTCTAACACTGGCTTTGCTCCAGTTATTCCTGAGCCAGTCGCATCTTCAGACGAAGACTTTGTAGATGTACGTGATTTGCCAAGATGTACGTCCGAG AATCACGTAAACCGTGCAGCACAACGATGGAGGCAGCATAATGCAATCAATCATTCATCCTCTTACAGAAG AATACCCGCCACTGGTACTTCACATGAGGGCGCTAATAATCTAAGAAGATCAGTTTCGTTTGCTTCTTGCAAAACT AATAAAATTTGTGGACCAACAGATAACACAACTCGAACAGAGAAACCACATTTAACTCCTCAAAATTCTGCGGCGTATGTTGTCTCAATTACTAAGGAAGGAAGACCTAATTTCAATGCTTATGAGACAAAAAAACATAGTCTTCCAACTCAAG ATCAAAAGTCAAGAAGAAACACAACAGAAAAAGGAGAGTCTCTGAGTGCTCAAAG GTTAGAAGCTGAATCCATGTTACGCACTCACTCCTTTGGATCGTCCATACCATCTCGAGTTAACTTGAGAGATTCAGCAATTGATTTAGTTTCTGATGACGAAGACAGCGAAGCGTACACTGCCGTTAGCTTGGCAG GGACGCTATCAAACAAAACTGCTGCGTTGGTTGCTCCCAAAGTTCCTTCCAAACGTAAAAATCGCAAACTTTATATTATCATCGCAATCCTCTCTGGCATTATCCTTGTACTTGGAGGGCTTGGTCTTGCACTTGCCTTGGCTTTGTTCAGATGA
- the LOC143462510 gene encoding ras-related and estrogen-regulated growth inhibitor-like — MSSPVFRRHSKKPNNFHGNSQRFRVAVFGQKGVGKTAFNVRFVTKRFIGEYDPSLESIYQREFTVPPNHPVFYEIMDTPGQEENDEAMKEKISWADAFILIYAVNDAVSFKEIARLKFLVYHVLTNSHIKCDHPPPVVVVANKCDLVQERMVSTDEGLRFASHIGCNFYEVSVRESVDEISKIFEDLYMLYRYPEKSKLKHSHHLSTLPAMLKPKIHKHIDKIPRLQGSPVVGGFQKQAVSEIDDTTSKEQADTEIRTDQVCVKGVAAHNYPLGSGTIADDCETRGSSETTNNFATKAAEEFSKKVLTLTLKTENL; from the exons ATGTCCAGTCCAGTGTTCCGACGACATTCGAAAAAACCGAACAATTTTCATGGTAACTCACAGCGTTTTCGTGTGGCGGTTTTTGGTCAAAAAGGTGTTGGAAAAACAG CTTTTAACGTGAGATTTGTGACTAAAAGATTCATCGGAGAATACGATCCGTCATTAG AAAGCATCTACCAGCGAGAATTCACGGTGCCACCAAATCACCCtgttttttatgaaatcaTGGACACACCTGGTCAG GAAGAAAACGATGAGGCGATGAAGGAAAAGATATCATGGGCGGATGCATTTATCCTGATATATGCTGTCAACGATGCAGTTAGTTTCAAAGAAATTGCTCGACTTAAATTTCTGGTTTATCATGTGCTGACAAATAGCCACATTAAG TGTGATCACCCACCACCAGTGGTAGTAGTGGCAAACAAGTGCGATCTGGTGCAGGAGAGGATGGTATCAACTGATGAAGGACTTCGTTTTGCGTCTCACATCGGTTGcaatttttatgaagtttcag TTCGAGAGTCAGTGGACGAAAtctcaaaaatatttgaagacCTTTACATGCTTTACCGTTATCCGGAGAAGTCAAAGCTGAAACATTCTCATCATCTTTCCACATTGCCTGCGATGCTTAAACCTAAAATTCACAAACATATCGACAAAATTCCAAGACTCCAGGGTTCCCCGGTTGTGGGCGGATTTCAAAAGCAGGCAGTCAGCGAAATAGATGATACTACTTCGAAAGAACAAGCTGATACAGAAATCAGAACAGATCAAGTTTGTGTGAAAGGCGTCGCTGCACACAACTACCCTTTAGGATCTGGAACAATTGCAGATGATTGTGAAACTCGAGGTTCTTCAGAAACGACGaacaattttgcaacaaaagcTGCAGAAgaattttctaaaaaagtgCTTACTCTAACCTTGAAGACCGAAAACTTATAA